In Phormidium yuhuli AB48, one genomic interval encodes:
- a CDS encoding type II toxin-antitoxin system VapC family toxin: MKYLYDTNIFIDYLAEEPAILPFFSESFLSKNEVIISCIVRIELLSFPELSNEEEAVITDLLMQFEQVPLLPQIEDRTIQLRRHHRLKLPDALIAATALHYSACVMTRNVDDFKRVPDLTLCSPFEGLKEGNDTD; encoded by the coding sequence GTGAAATATCTCTACGACACCAACATTTTTATTGACTACTTGGCTGAAGAACCAGCAATATTGCCATTTTTCTCAGAATCATTTCTCAGCAAAAATGAGGTGATTATTTCCTGCATTGTGCGAATTGAGTTGCTGAGTTTCCCAGAATTATCAAATGAAGAAGAAGCGGTCATTACTGATTTGTTGATGCAGTTTGAACAAGTCCCCCTACTGCCCCAAATTGAAGATCGCACCATTCAATTACGGCGACATCACCGCCTCAAACTTCCCGATGCCCTGATTGCGGCAACTGCATTGCACTACTCTGCTTGTGTGATGACTAGAAATGTGGATGATTTCAAGCGCGTGCCTGATTTAACACTGTGCAGTCCCTTTGAAGGTTTGAAGGAGGGTAATGATACAGATTAA